The following is a genomic window from Armatimonadota bacterium.
AGCAACGCCGGGGCCGCGGAGGCCGGACACACTGGCGAACTGACCAGGGAGCATTGGCAGAAGACGATGGACATTGACGCCTGGGGCGTGCTCGTGTGCGCGCAGGAGGCGGCGCGGCGGATGGGGGAGCGCGGCGGTCACATCGTCAACATCTCCTCCGTGTTTGCCTCGCGTGCGGCGCGCTACTCGCTCGCGTACAGCGCGGCCAAGGGGGCGGTAGAAGCGATGACGCGGTGCCTGGCGCTGGAGTTGGCGAAACAGAACATCGTGGTCAACTGCGTCGCGCCAGGGCTGGTGCGCACCGACATGAGCCGGGCGTACTGGCAAAGCGAGCGGTTCATGGCCAACCTGACGCGCCTGACGCCCGCGGGGCGCATCGCCGAGCCGGAGGACATTGCCGCGGTTATCGCCTTCCTGTGCAGCGATGACGCGAACTGGCTGCGCGGGCAGGTCATCACCGCCGACGGCGGGGCGACGACAACGGTCGCGTAGGAACTGCACGTCGCTGGGACGATGGGGTGTGTGCCGGGCTCCGCAAGCAGCAGCGCGCGCGGCGCCGTCTCAGAACCGCAGGCGGGGGTTGTGCTCGACTTTCTCCAGGGGCATGAGGAGCGGGATCTCCTTCTCGTCGCCGCCGACGATGGCGTAGTCCACCCACACATCTCCC
Proteins encoded in this region:
- a CDS encoding glucose 1-dehydrogenase, with translation MKRFADKVALVTGGSRGIGRAVCLRLAQEGAAVGVNFHAREDAAQEVVAAIEAQGGRALALQADVASKEQVAEMMDRVIETFGGLDIVVSNAGAAEAGHTGELTREHWQKTMDIDAWGVLVCAQEAARRMGERGGHIVNISSVFASRAARYSLAYSAAKGAVEAMTRCLALELAKQNIVVNCVAPGLVRTDMSRAYWQSERFMANLTRLTPAGRIAEPEDIAAVIAFLCSDDANWLRGQVITADGGATTTVA